In one Juglans regia cultivar Chandler chromosome 11, Walnut 2.0, whole genome shotgun sequence genomic region, the following are encoded:
- the LOC108991342 gene encoding transcription factor bHLH93-like, translated as MELNEHGFLEELLALRVDTSGTIPTPMNEFVSNGWTFDYFEQNPAMVFPNSCCEGFSPQLEQIVDTSSYTLNEVYCPFGNAFSASQLTDSSLNTLDTPPFPMQEDYPFSMMEEELGILGDEIHNLEVQASCKAEPIQSPEVPVINIGNCQEVKNPAKKLQGQPSKNLMAERRRRKRLNDRLSMLRSIVPKISKMDRTSILGDTIEYMKELLEKINSLQLEIDQGSSNITGIFKNVKPNEVLVRNSPKFDVERGNVDTRIEICCAGKPGLLLSTVNTLEALGLEIQQCVISCFNDFAMQASCSEDMDQGTLLSSEDIKQTLFRNAGYGGRCL; from the exons ATGGAGCTCAATGAGCATGGTTTCTTAGAGGAATTACTTGCTCTAAGAGTAGACACTTCGGGAACCATTCCAACACCAATGAACGAGTTCGTCTCTAATGGCTGGACTTTTGATTACTTTGAGCAAAACCCAGCCATGGTTTTTCCAAACTCTTGCTGCGAAGGATTCTCTCCGCAGCTTGAACAAATCGTTGATACCTCCTCCTACACTCTCAATGAAGTCTATTGCCCATTTGGCAATGCATTCTCAGCTTCACAGCTTACTGATTCATCACTTAACACGCTGGACACACCGCCTTTTCCTATGCAAGAAGACTATCCATTTTCCATGATGGAAGAAGAGCTGGGTATACTTGGGGACGAAATTCACAATCTTGAGGTGCAAGCTTCTTGCAAAGCCGAGCCAATCCAGTCCCCAGAAGTCCCGGTTATCAACATCGGTAATTGCCAAGAAGTAAAGAATCCAGCTAAGAAGCTGCAGGGCCAGCCATCAAAGAATCTTATGgctgagagaagaagaagaaagcgaTTGAATGATCGCCTCTCAATGTTAAGATCCATTGTCCCTAAGATAAGCAAG ATGGACAGGACGTCTATACTTGGAGATACTATAGAGTACATGAAAGAACTCCTAGAGAAAATCAACAGTTTGCAGCTAGAAATTGATCAAGGGAGTTCAAACATTACGGGCATTTTCAAGAATGTAAAACCAAATGAAGTCTTGGTTAGAAATTCACCAAAG TTTGATGTGGAGAGGGGAAATGTGGATACAAGGATTGAGATTTGCTGTGCAGGGAAGCCAGGGCTGCTGCTATCAACAGTGAATACCTTAGAAGCATTAGGCCTTGAGATTCAACAATGTGTCATTAGCTGTTTCAATGATTTTGCAATGCAAGCTTCTTGCTCAGAG GATATGGACCAGGGAACCCTACTAAGTTCTGAAGACATAAAACAAACGTTGTTCAGAAATGCTGGATATGGGGGAAGATGTCTTTAA